A section of the Micromonas commoda chromosome 14, complete sequence genome encodes:
- a CDS encoding predicted protein: MAAAAQHIARLAASRGTSATTASSRAHSAARHPVRLLAKPRSARPSAFAADEIGAAGDEEVNLKDVTRKLMDCRKRKAASNAVDLLVSLGRAGIEPDLLASTACLGACVAAGKMDLALKVFEEVFDKRVVEPDEVVFTELIRGYLASSPPSWTRAMNTLDRMEAFDVVPGALSYNILLAKCADDNELERAEDIVDRMADEGVEPDRFTMEAVKKRRSIRSYAKKVLML; this comes from the coding sequence ATGGCCGCAGCAGCCCAGCAcatcgcgaggctcgccgcctcccgcggcacctccgcgaccaccgcatcctcgcgcgcgcattccgccgcgcgtcatCCGGTCAGGCTCCTCGCGAAGCCCCGttccgcgcgcccgtccgcgttcgccgccgacgagattggcgccgccggcgacgaggaggtcaaCCTGAAGGACGTCACCCGTAAGCTCATGGACTGCCGTAAGCGCAAGGCGGCGTCCAATGCGGTGGACCTCCTCGTCTccctcggccgcgccggcATCGAGCccgacctcctcgcgtccaccgcctgcctcggcgcgtgcgtcgccgcgggcaagaTGGACCTCGCCCTGAAGGTGTTCGAGGAGGTCTTCGACAAGCGGGTGGTGGAACCCGACGAGGTTGTCTTCACGGAGCTCATCCGGGGCtacctcgcgtcgtcgccgccgtcttggACCCGCGCCATGAACACCCTCGACAGGATGGAggcgttcgacgtcgtccccggcgcgctgTCGTACAACATCCTCCTCGCCAAGTGCGCCGACGACAAcgagctcgaacgcgcggaggacATCGTGGACCGGATGGCGGACGAAGGGGTGGAGCCCGACAGGTTCACGATGGAGGCGGTGAAGAAGAGGCGGAGCATCCGGTCCTACGCGAAGAAGGTGCTCATGCTGTGA
- a CDS encoding predicted protein: MAAPAEDPAEAAADRTDVPDSLGGRRTFAPARPGVNVAHGEDALRAYLAWDGHARAAHMDPDAFARWLEREVLQYMTANRASLLRARADGVRRLHASTLDPLAHALERAEAEYRGSAEGARIERAMHAVARRRAAVAGIRSFLESTPTTPELAAKQAAASDKLEHALASLPAAELELKDAVASSPLWRDVERARDALRAERARTGLASADDDARAASTANGNSLVAKGDDYEKTCADVVADAFLAGGLIEGADWGADGDADREREGVGVLLLRNVTLGLHSGELDCVLVRVNHSGETESAFVDAIPQDGDGTTGRRTLARRGRTAAAAAVAGDDGDDEKNQKNQKNQNRPAVEVLAVFECKRNPDDVARGFHSRQTTLAWLAGDEAAYDPREWANRRHPSGHFRRGYHPMKLARWVRGGGGDESPGGSKYGKAVVLTRDSFRGFRRTHRTAEGRGGFYLDGVWMVTRPRTMCGLDAKLRAPLMEIAGSHVSAHVVQSRGGSVPSPEDFFLAVDALRRERHASPPSSNGDDPLRAKLRTLHGWLLRAVGEKSAALPNDTRGVLELYLDRGERSARQVLLVEEQPNPR; the protein is encoded by the exons ATGGCCGCCCCGGCGGAAGaccccgccgaggcggccgctGACCGGACCGACGTCCCGGACTCGCTCGGAGGGCGCCGAAccttcgcgcccgcccgacccggcgtcaacgtcgcgcacggggaggacgcgctGAGGGCGTACCTCGCGTGGGAtggccacgcgcgcgccgcgcacatGGACCCGGACGCCTTCGCGCGctggctcgagcgcgaggtgctcCAGTACATGACCGCGAACCGGGCGTCGCTGctccgcgcgagggcggacggCGTGCGGCGCCTTCACGCGTCAACCCTGGATcccctcgcgcacgcgctggaacgcgcggaggcggagtaCCGCGGctccgcggagggcgcgaggatcgagcgcgcgatgcacgcggtcgcgcgacgacgcgcggcggtggcgggcaTCCGAAGCTTTCTCGAGTCCACCCCAACTACGCCGGAGCTGGCGGCGAAGCAggcggccgcctccgacaAGCTggagcacgcgctcgcgtccctcccggCCGCCGAACTCGAGCTTAAagacgcggtggcgtcgtcgccgctgtggcgcgacgtcgaacgcgcgcgcgacgcgctgcgagccgaacgcgcgcgaaccgGCTTGGcatccgccgacgacgacgcgagagcCGCTTCGACGGCAAACGGCAACTCGCTCGTCGCTAAAGGGGACGACTACGAGAAGAcgtgcgcggacgtcgtcgcggacgcgttcctcgcggggGGTCTGatcgagggtgccgactggggtgccgacggggacgccgaccgggaacgcgagggcgtcggcgtcttgCTGCTGCGAAACGTCACGCTCGGGCTGCACAGCGGCGAGCTGGACTGCGTGCTGGTGCGGGTGAACCACTCGGGAGAGACGGAGAGCGCGTTCGTGGATGCGATCCCGCAagacggggacgggacgacggggcggcgcacgctggcgcgtcgcgggcgaacggcggcggcggcggcggtggcgggggacgacggcgacgacgaaaaaaaccaaaaaaaccaaaaaaacCAAAACCGTCCGGCGGTGGAGGTGCTGGCTGTTTTCGAGTGTAAGCGGAaccccgacgacgtggcGCGTGGGTTCCACTCGCGGCagacgacgctcgcgtggctcgcgggggacgaggccgcgtacgacccgcgcgagtgGGCGAACCGGCGGCACCCCAGCGGGCACTTCCGCCGCGGGTACCACCCCATGAAACTTGCCAGGtgggttcgcggcgggggtggcgatgagtcaccgggcgggTCAAAGTACGGGAAGGCGGTGGTGCTGACGCGCGACAGCTTCCGCGGGTTTCGTCGCACGCACCGTAccgccgaggggcgcggtGGATTTTACCTGGACGGGGTGTGGATGGTGACGCGGCCTCGCACGATGTgcggcctcgacgccaag CTTCGAGCGCCGCTGATGGAGATCGCGGGTAGCCACGTCAGCGCACACGTGGTCcaatcgcgcggcggctccgtgCCCTCTCCGGAGGATTTCtttctcgccgtcgatgctctccgccgcgagaggcacgcctcgccgccttcgtcgaacggcgacgatccCTTGCGAGCCAAGCTTCGTACCCTGCACGGGTGGCTCCTCAGAGCCGTGGGCGAGaagagcgccgcgctccccAACGATACGCGGGGTGTTTTGGAACTGTACCTGGACAGAGGGGAGCGGAGCGCGCGTCAGGTGCTTCTGGTGGAGGAGCAGCCCAACCCTCGGTGA